The Cupriavidus sp. EM10 genome includes a region encoding these proteins:
- a CDS encoding 2-hydroxyacid dehydrogenase, giving the protein MKPALLVLVQLEPDHLALVSQQYDVVYAPSAAQRAEAVASAGGTFRAVLSNGTTGITAAEIDAMPRLELVCALGAGYENIDIAACKARGIAVGNGAGTNDSCVADHAMALLLATVRRVPSLDRATRDGVWRNTIPLPPNLSGKRLGIVGLGTIGRRIAQRGQGFDLEIGYHNRRPRADAPFQYFADVMALAEWADYLVIATPGGAETRHMVDTPVLRALGPAGYLVNIARGSVVNTAALADALHTGEVGGAGLDVYESEPKPPVELFDCPNVVLTPHVGGWSPEAVLASVNQFIENARRHFAGEPLVAPVN; this is encoded by the coding sequence ATGAAGCCCGCCCTGCTCGTCCTGGTCCAGCTCGAACCGGACCACCTCGCCCTGGTTTCCCAACAATACGACGTCGTCTACGCGCCCAGCGCCGCCCAGCGCGCCGAGGCCGTCGCCAGTGCCGGCGGCACGTTCCGCGCCGTGCTCAGCAATGGCACGACCGGCATCACCGCCGCCGAAATCGATGCCATGCCCAGGCTCGAACTGGTCTGCGCCCTGGGCGCCGGCTACGAGAACATCGACATTGCCGCCTGCAAGGCGCGCGGCATCGCCGTGGGCAATGGTGCCGGCACCAACGACAGCTGCGTGGCCGATCACGCCATGGCGCTGTTGCTGGCCACCGTGCGCCGCGTGCCGTCGCTGGACCGCGCCACGCGCGACGGGGTCTGGCGCAATACGATTCCGCTGCCGCCCAACCTGTCGGGCAAGCGCCTGGGCATCGTGGGCCTGGGCACCATTGGCCGCCGCATCGCGCAGCGTGGGCAGGGCTTCGACCTGGAGATTGGCTATCACAACCGCCGCCCGCGCGCCGACGCGCCGTTCCAGTACTTTGCCGATGTGATGGCGCTGGCCGAATGGGCTGACTACCTGGTCATTGCCACCCCGGGCGGCGCCGAGACGCGCCATATGGTCGATACCCCGGTGCTGCGCGCGCTGGGGCCGGCTGGCTACCTGGTCAATATCGCGCGCGGCAGCGTGGTGAACACGGCGGCGCTGGCCGATGCGCTGCACACCGGCGAAGTGGGCGGCGCGGGCCTGGATGTCTATGAAAGCGAGCCGAAGCCGCCGGTGGAGCTGTTCGATTGCCCCAACGTCGTGCTGACGCCGCACGTGGGCGGCTGGTCGCCCGAGGCGGTACTGGCGTCGGTGAACCAGTTCATCGAGAACGCGCGCCGGCACTTTGCCGGCGAGCCGCTGGTCGCGCCGGTGAACTAG
- a CDS encoding AraC family transcriptional regulator, translating to MPAAPQPSQPSQPLPGNAVFSVLTQSRASLERACVLGDGLGLALWRNRHDDTAYARPGHHTMSVYLEGGYSTYRRDAPDRKGSPDRLCLLPAGHESAWHVGGTQRFLHLYFQPEHLAWHCVRVLDTEPRALQLEDRLFAEDAGLVALSRQLVALDWQDTDSRMAGNAMAHQAVTQLLLSHGARRPSTDWRGGLSAQARRNVADWIHAHPAENPTLGQLAILAGLSEFHFARMFRVSFGIAPHAWVMRSRLDRARALLGDGRLSLQQVAMRAGFASASHFSNRFRAAYGVTPGQWRTAAGISARL from the coding sequence ATGCCAGCCGCCCCCCAGCCGTCCCAACCTTCCCAGCCGCTCCCCGGCAACGCCGTGTTCTCCGTGCTCACGCAATCGCGCGCGTCGCTGGAGCGCGCCTGCGTGCTGGGCGATGGCCTGGGGCTGGCGCTCTGGCGAAACCGCCACGACGACACCGCCTATGCCCGGCCCGGCCATCACACGATGTCGGTGTACCTGGAGGGCGGCTATTCCACCTATCGCCGAGATGCGCCCGACCGCAAGGGCAGCCCCGACCGGCTCTGCCTGCTGCCCGCCGGGCATGAATCCGCGTGGCATGTGGGCGGCACGCAGCGCTTCCTGCATCTGTATTTCCAGCCCGAGCATCTGGCCTGGCACTGCGTGCGTGTGCTCGATACCGAGCCGCGCGCCCTGCAACTGGAGGATCGGCTATTCGCCGAGGATGCCGGACTGGTGGCCTTGTCGCGCCAGCTGGTGGCGCTGGACTGGCAGGACACCGACAGCCGCATGGCCGGTAACGCCATGGCGCACCAGGCGGTGACGCAGCTGCTGCTGTCGCATGGCGCGCGCAGGCCGTCGACGGACTGGCGCGGCGGACTGTCGGCGCAGGCCAGGCGTAACGTGGCCGACTGGATCCACGCCCATCCGGCCGAAAACCCGACGCTCGGCCAACTGGCCATCCTTGCCGGCCTGTCGGAATTCCACTTCGCGCGGATGTTCCGGGTCTCGTTCGGCATAGCACCGCATGCGTGGGTCATGCGATCCCGGCTGGATCGCGCGCGGGCGCTGCTGGGCGATGGCCGGCTGTCGCTGCAACAGGTGGCGATGCGCGCCGGATTCGCCTCGGCCAGCCACTTCAGCAACCGCTTTCGCGCGGCCTATGGCGTGACGCCCGGACAATGGCGCACGGCGGCAGGAATTTCCGCCAGGTTGTAA
- the zwf gene encoding glucose-6-phosphate dehydrogenase — MPDFDMVLFGGTGDLARRKLLPSLFDAHRCGVLHPSARILATGSHPQTTEQYKATLEDTVRPGLEHAPPEAWATFLDRICYVQADARQPAHFDALAEKVLARKPEVVVCYLATAPHIFVPICEQLARTGLNTPNVRVVLEKPLGHDLESSEAINAAVAQYFAEDQIYRIDHYLGKESVQNLMAIRFGNALFEPLWRREWVQDVQITIAEELGVETRGDFYDRTGALRDMVQNHLLQLLCMVAMEPPASLSEDAIRDEKIKILKALKPIQPGDVAEKTVRGQYRSGAIAGKPVVGYLEEQGIAADSRTETFVAIKAEIANWRWEGVPFYLRTGKRMQSRVAEIVVHFRDVPHAIFPKPLGLSPQNRLVIRLQPEESIRLYFLVKQAGDTLELTPTSLDLDFANSFKTRRAGAYERLLLDVIRGRLGLFVRRDEQVQAWRWVEPIIDTWDASTVPPKQYTAGTWGPAASTALMSRDGALWHEEV, encoded by the coding sequence ATGCCCGATTTCGACATGGTGCTGTTTGGCGGCACCGGAGACCTGGCGCGGCGCAAGCTGCTGCCCTCCCTTTTTGACGCCCACCGCTGTGGCGTACTTCATCCGTCGGCCCGCATCCTGGCCACCGGCAGCCATCCCCAGACCACCGAGCAGTACAAGGCCACGCTGGAAGACACCGTGCGTCCCGGCCTGGAACACGCGCCGCCCGAGGCCTGGGCCACGTTCCTGGACCGCATCTGTTACGTGCAGGCCGATGCGCGCCAGCCGGCCCACTTCGACGCGCTGGCCGAGAAGGTGCTGGCCCGCAAGCCCGAAGTGGTGGTCTGCTACCTGGCCACCGCGCCGCATATCTTCGTCCCCATCTGCGAACAGCTGGCCCGCACCGGCCTGAACACGCCCAACGTGCGCGTGGTGCTGGAGAAGCCGCTTGGCCACGACCTGGAATCGTCCGAGGCCATCAACGCGGCCGTGGCGCAGTACTTTGCCGAGGACCAGATCTACCGGATCGACCACTACCTGGGCAAGGAATCGGTCCAGAACCTGATGGCGATCCGCTTCGGCAACGCGCTGTTCGAGCCGCTGTGGCGCCGCGAATGGGTGCAGGACGTGCAGATCACCATCGCCGAGGAACTGGGCGTGGAAACGCGCGGCGACTTCTACGACCGCACCGGCGCGCTGCGCGACATGGTGCAGAACCACCTGCTGCAGTTGCTGTGCATGGTGGCAATGGAGCCGCCGGCCAGCCTCAGCGAGGACGCGATCCGCGACGAGAAGATCAAGATCCTCAAGGCGCTCAAGCCGATCCAGCCGGGCGACGTGGCCGAAAAGACCGTGCGCGGCCAGTACCGCTCGGGCGCCATCGCCGGCAAGCCGGTGGTGGGCTATCTGGAAGAGCAGGGCATTGCCGCCGACAGCCGCACCGAGACCTTCGTCGCCATCAAGGCCGAGATCGCCAACTGGCGCTGGGAAGGCGTGCCGTTCTACCTGCGCACGGGCAAGCGCATGCAGTCGCGCGTGGCCGAGATCGTGGTGCATTTCCGCGATGTGCCGCACGCCATCTTCCCCAAGCCGCTGGGTTTGTCGCCGCAAAACCGGCTGGTGATCAGGCTGCAGCCCGAGGAAAGCATCCGCCTGTACTTCCTGGTCAAGCAGGCCGGCGACACGCTGGAACTGACGCCCACCTCGCTCGATCTCGACTTCGCCAATTCCTTCAAGACCCGCCGCGCGGGCGCCTACGAACGCCTGCTGCTGGACGTGATCCGCGGCCGGCTGGGCCTGTTCGTGCGGCGTGACGAGCAGGTGCAGGCCTGGCGCTGGGTCGAGCCGATCATCGATACCTGGGACGCCAGCACCGTGCCGCCCAAGCAATACACGGCGGGCACCTGGGGGCCTGCTGCGTCCACCGCGCTGATGTCGCGCGACGGCGCGCTGTGGCACGAGGAAGTCTGA
- the edd gene encoding phosphogluconate dehydratase translates to MPRHPVLEKVTARIVARSAPTRQAYLDRTRAMAGQKVERANISCTNLAHAVAAMPDDAKIRLKAQERPNLAIVSAYNDMLSAHQPLQAFPQWLKEAALEAGGTAQFAGGTPAMCDGVTQGQDGMDLSLFSRDVIAMATAVALSHQMFDGVLCLGVCDKIVPGLVMGALSFGHLPAVFVPGGPMTTGMSNDEKAHIRQLYAEGKIDRAGLLEAESKSYHGPGTCTFYGTANSNQMLMEIMGLHLPGTAFINPNTPLREALTRESARQALRLVHGGERYTPIAEVLDERAFVNGIVGLVATGGSTNHTLHLIAMARVAGIQLTWDDFHELSATVPLLARVYPNGKADVNQFQAAGGLSLVIRGLLSLGLLHEDVNTVVGRSLADYTREPALREGKLTWVDGPEKSLDDTIVRTADAPFAPDGGIKLLDGKLGRCVIKTSAVKPEHQVVEAPAIVFLHQDDVLDAFKRGELERDFVAVLPWQGPSACGMPELHKLTPTLTLLQDRGFHVALVTDGRMSGASGKVPAAIHVCPEALSGGPIGKVRTGDIVLVDAPAGVLTVKVSDADWAARKNEVPDLTANRHGVGRDLFGGFRKHVGTAETGACSLFADEG, encoded by the coding sequence ATGCCCCGCCACCCCGTACTGGAGAAGGTCACGGCTCGCATCGTGGCCCGCAGCGCCCCTACCCGCCAGGCCTACCTGGACCGCACCCGCGCCATGGCCGGCCAGAAGGTCGAGCGCGCCAACATTTCCTGTACCAACCTGGCCCACGCCGTGGCCGCCATGCCCGATGACGCCAAGATCCGGCTCAAGGCGCAGGAGCGCCCCAACCTGGCCATCGTCTCGGCCTACAACGACATGCTGTCGGCCCACCAGCCGCTGCAGGCCTTTCCGCAATGGCTCAAGGAAGCCGCGCTGGAAGCCGGCGGCACTGCGCAGTTCGCCGGCGGCACGCCCGCCATGTGCGATGGCGTGACGCAGGGCCAGGACGGCATGGACCTGTCGCTGTTCTCGCGCGACGTGATCGCCATGGCCACCGCCGTGGCGCTGTCGCACCAGATGTTCGACGGCGTGCTGTGCCTGGGCGTATGCGACAAGATCGTGCCGGGGCTGGTGATGGGCGCGCTGTCGTTCGGCCACCTGCCCGCCGTGTTCGTGCCGGGCGGCCCGATGACCACCGGCATGAGCAACGACGAGAAGGCCCACATCCGCCAGCTCTATGCCGAAGGCAAGATCGACCGCGCGGGGCTGCTGGAGGCGGAGAGCAAGTCCTACCACGGCCCCGGCACCTGCACGTTCTACGGCACTGCCAACTCGAACCAGATGCTCATGGAGATCATGGGCCTGCACCTGCCAGGCACCGCCTTCATCAACCCGAACACGCCGCTGCGCGAGGCGCTGACGCGTGAATCGGCCCGGCAGGCGCTACGCCTGGTACACGGTGGCGAGCGCTACACGCCGATTGCCGAGGTGCTGGACGAACGCGCGTTCGTGAATGGCATCGTCGGGCTGGTGGCCACGGGCGGGTCCACCAACCATACGCTCCACCTGATCGCCATGGCGCGCGTGGCCGGCATCCAGCTGACATGGGACGACTTTCACGAGCTGTCGGCCACCGTGCCGCTGCTGGCGCGCGTGTATCCGAACGGCAAGGCCGACGTGAACCAGTTCCAGGCGGCCGGCGGGCTGTCGCTGGTGATCCGGGGGCTGCTGTCGCTGGGGCTGCTGCACGAGGACGTGAACACGGTCGTGGGCCGCAGCCTGGCCGACTACACGCGCGAGCCGGCGCTGCGCGAGGGCAAGCTGACGTGGGTCGACGGCCCGGAGAAGTCGCTCGACGACACCATCGTGCGCACGGCCGACGCGCCCTTCGCACCCGATGGCGGCATCAAGCTGCTGGATGGCAAGCTGGGGCGCTGCGTGATCAAGACGTCTGCGGTCAAGCCCGAGCATCAGGTGGTGGAGGCGCCGGCCATCGTCTTCCTTCATCAGGACGACGTGCTGGACGCCTTCAAGCGCGGCGAACTGGAGCGCGATTTCGTGGCCGTGCTGCCTTGGCAGGGTCCGTCGGCCTGCGGCATGCCCGAGCTGCACAAGCTCACGCCCACGCTGACATTGCTGCAGGATCGCGGCTTCCACGTGGCGCTGGTGACCGACGGACGCATGTCGGGCGCATCGGGCAAGGTGCCGGCGGCCATCCACGTGTGCCCGGAGGCGCTGTCAGGCGGCCCCATCGGCAAGGTACGCACCGGCGATATCGTGCTGGTGGACGCCCCGGCAGGCGTGCTGACCGTGAAGGTCAGCGACGCCGACTGGGCGGCCCGCAAGAATGAAGTGCCCGACCTGACCGCCAACCGCCACGGCGTGGGCCGCGACCTGTTCGGCGGCTTCCGCAAGCATGTGGGAACGGCGGAAACGGGGGCGTGTTCGTTGTTTGCGGATGAGGGTTAG
- a CDS encoding response regulator transcription factor: MRVLLVEDDAMIGESVKVALRQEGFTVDWVTDGDAGLDAASDQHGPRADGGYDLVLLDLGLPRRSGLDVLKALRARNVRTPVLIVTARDAVADRVAGLNAGADDYVIKPFDLQELVARMHAMARRAEGRAEPMLRYGDIVLNPATREATQAGTAVRLSAREYALLSALMARPGKVWSVPQLQERLYGWDDDVGSNTVEVYIHALRRKFGAALIRNIRGVGYLMPQLGADGAANAEGMPD; encoded by the coding sequence ATGCGTGTATTGCTGGTGGAAGACGACGCCATGATTGGCGAGAGCGTAAAGGTGGCGCTGCGCCAGGAAGGCTTTACGGTCGACTGGGTGACCGATGGCGACGCCGGGCTCGACGCCGCGTCGGACCAGCACGGCCCGCGCGCCGACGGCGGCTACGACCTGGTGCTGCTGGACCTGGGCCTGCCGCGCCGCTCGGGGCTGGACGTGCTGAAGGCGCTGCGCGCGCGCAACGTCCGCACGCCGGTACTGATCGTCACGGCCCGCGACGCCGTGGCGGACCGCGTGGCCGGGCTCAACGCGGGCGCGGACGACTACGTGATCAAGCCGTTCGACCTGCAGGAGCTGGTGGCGCGCATGCACGCGATGGCGCGCCGCGCGGAAGGGCGGGCCGAACCGATGCTGCGCTATGGCGACATCGTGCTCAACCCGGCCACGCGCGAAGCCACGCAGGCTGGCACGGCGGTGCGGCTGTCGGCACGCGAGTACGCGTTGCTGTCCGCGCTGATGGCCCGGCCCGGCAAGGTCTGGTCGGTGCCGCAACTGCAGGAACGGCTCTACGGCTGGGACGACGACGTCGGCAGCAACACGGTGGAGGTCTATATCCACGCGCTGCGGCGCAAGTTTGGCGCGGCACTGATCCGCAATATCCGGGGCGTGGGCTACCTGATGCCGCAACTGGGCGCCGACGGTGCGGCTAACGCGGAAGGAATGCCGGACTGA
- a CDS encoding mechanosensitive ion channel family protein has translation MDLNLIDHAKLEATWAYLTQFAISQGLNCLAALTILIVGWWLSARAARALRQTLQHTHVDDTLRPMLASIAQWVIRVLTVVLVLSQFGVQTASIIAMLGAAGLAIGLALQGTLQNIAAGIMLVLLRPFRVGQYIDAQGVAGTVRETGLFMTELQTFDGVCLRVPNGKIWGSPIMNYSENPTRRMDMEVTVTFDSPIQAGLDALAAMLDSEKRLLATPNREVMVVRYTERGVTLNARYWTSNDDFWNVQFALYARLKATVEGAGCRIAVPVQEVRVPEMEEAETAEAGHGDVYRSRSTGSGRPN, from the coding sequence ATGGACCTGAACCTGATCGACCACGCCAAACTGGAAGCCACCTGGGCCTACCTGACCCAGTTCGCCATCAGCCAGGGCCTGAATTGCCTGGCCGCCCTGACCATCCTGATCGTCGGATGGTGGTTGTCCGCGCGGGCCGCCCGGGCGCTACGGCAGACGCTGCAACACACTCACGTCGACGATACGCTGCGGCCGATGCTGGCCAGCATCGCCCAATGGGTGATCCGCGTGCTGACGGTGGTGCTGGTGCTGTCGCAGTTCGGCGTGCAGACGGCGAGCATCATCGCCATGCTGGGCGCCGCCGGCCTGGCCATCGGACTGGCGCTGCAGGGGACGCTGCAGAACATCGCGGCGGGCATCATGCTGGTGCTGCTGCGGCCGTTCCGCGTGGGCCAGTACATCGACGCCCAGGGCGTGGCGGGCACGGTGCGCGAAACCGGCCTGTTCATGACCGAGCTGCAGACGTTCGACGGCGTCTGCCTGCGCGTGCCGAACGGCAAGATCTGGGGCAGCCCGATCATGAACTACAGCGAGAACCCCACGCGGCGCATGGACATGGAGGTCACGGTGACCTTCGACAGCCCGATCCAGGCCGGCCTGGATGCGCTGGCGGCCATGCTCGACAGCGAAAAACGCCTGCTGGCCACGCCCAATCGCGAAGTCATGGTGGTGCGCTACACCGAGCGCGGCGTCACGCTGAACGCGCGCTACTGGACGTCGAACGACGATTTCTGGAACGTGCAATTCGCCTTGTACGCACGGCTGAAGGCGACCGTGGAAGGCGCTGGCTGCCGTATTGCCGTGCCGGTGCAGGAGGTGCGGGTGCCTGAAATGGAGGAGGCCGAGACGGCGGAGGCGGGCCACGGCGACGTTTATCGAAGCCGTTCGACGGGGTCAGGGCGGCCCAATTGA
- a CDS encoding sigma-54 dependent transcriptional regulator produces the protein MDRLCKAPARTAQIVLVSRYEDFGFSASQFGSGWEIRRVQQVRDLERAVRGSAPMAGIIDLQAPYSDAELTQLEQGLQHLHVMWVAITSTAMLEDERVRRLIRDYCVDYVRTPFSFDELLYTLKHAHGMACLHGARIPEQATRGPMIGECQPMRAMFRSLAKVAHNDAPVFISGESGTGKELAAQAIHEASSRRKGPFVAINCGAIPSHLVQSELFGYEKGAFTGANQRKIGWIEQAQGGTLFLDEIGDLPLESQVALLRFLQQGTITRLGGHQSIPLDLRIISATHVDLVAAQADGRFRSDLFHRLCVLTLTIPPLRERGEDILLLANAVLAEHGHEAHRRIRGFSTCATQGMMQYTWPGNVRELINRVRRAIVMTDNRKITAEDLQLHGGVEVPRKTLDAIREEAEREAIRTVMASHGFHVVPAARELNVSRVTLYRLMHKHNIRVDLQPGASGD, from the coding sequence ATGGACCGACTGTGCAAGGCGCCGGCACGCACCGCACAGATCGTGCTCGTGTCGCGCTATGAAGATTTTGGTTTCAGTGCCAGCCAGTTTGGTTCCGGCTGGGAGATCCGGCGCGTGCAACAGGTGAGAGACCTGGAGCGCGCGGTGCGCGGCAGCGCGCCGATGGCCGGCATCATCGACCTGCAGGCCCCCTACAGCGATGCCGAGCTGACGCAGCTCGAGCAGGGGCTGCAGCATCTGCACGTCATGTGGGTGGCCATCACGTCGACGGCCATGCTCGAGGACGAACGCGTGCGACGGCTGATCCGCGACTATTGCGTGGATTACGTGCGTACGCCGTTTTCGTTCGACGAACTGCTCTACACGCTCAAGCACGCGCACGGCATGGCCTGCCTGCACGGCGCACGCATCCCCGAACAGGCGACCCGTGGTCCGATGATCGGCGAATGCCAGCCGATGCGCGCCATGTTCCGGTCGCTGGCCAAGGTCGCGCACAACGATGCCCCGGTATTCATCTCGGGGGAATCGGGCACGGGCAAGGAACTGGCGGCACAGGCCATCCACGAGGCGTCGAGCCGCCGCAAGGGGCCGTTCGTGGCGATCAACTGCGGCGCCATTCCATCGCACCTGGTGCAGTCCGAACTGTTCGGCTACGAGAAGGGCGCGTTCACCGGCGCCAACCAGCGCAAGATCGGCTGGATCGAACAGGCGCAGGGCGGCACGCTGTTCCTCGATGAAATTGGCGACCTGCCGCTGGAGAGCCAGGTGGCGCTGCTGCGCTTCCTGCAACAGGGCACCATCACGCGGCTTGGCGGGCATCAGTCGATTCCGCTGGACCTGCGCATCATCTCCGCCACGCACGTCGACCTGGTGGCGGCGCAGGCCGACGGCCGCTTTCGCTCCGACCTGTTCCACCGGCTTTGCGTGCTGACGCTCACCATCCCGCCGCTGCGCGAACGCGGCGAGGACATCCTGCTGCTGGCCAACGCAGTACTGGCCGAACACGGGCACGAGGCGCATCGCCGCATTCGCGGGTTCTCCACGTGTGCGACACAGGGCATGATGCAATACACCTGGCCCGGCAATGTGCGTGAACTGATCAACCGCGTGCGGCGGGCGATCGTGATGACCGACAACCGCAAGATCACGGCCGAGGACCTGCAGTTGCACGGCGGCGTGGAAGTCCCGCGCAAGACGCTCGATGCCATTCGCGAGGAAGCCGAGCGCGAGGCCATCCGCACGGTGATGGCCAGCCATGGCTTTCACGTGGTGCCGGCCGCGCGCGAACTTAACGTGTCGCGCGTGACGCTGTACCGGCTGATGCACAAGCACAATATCCGCGTCGACCTGCAGCCTGGCGCATCGGGAGACTAG
- a CDS encoding HAMP domain-containing sensor histidine kinase gives MIHIWDGSGRSLYLSHSHPALPQRAELGFTDARTESGEWRIYSVQLGPAVVQIAQPLSARRTLAAHMALRTVAPLLLLLPLLAWLVWMAVGRGLRPLREIATEVRSRDAKTLAPLAVRDMPDEIAPLSDALNQLLARLSHAIDTQRAFVADAAHALRTPLTALQLQAQLVERAPSAEARQEAMGQLRQGLERLTHLVAQLLTLARQEPGAVPPPHEPVDLRALAGGVVAEMSQAAIDRDIDLGLEERGANGPVTIRGDADALRILLTNLVDNAVHYIPRGGRIDVDVAHTAHGIELVVTDNGPGIPAGERARVFDRFYRVPDAPTGGSGLGLAIVDEVAQSHGARVALEDAAPGLRVRVIFPAVA, from the coding sequence GTGATCCATATCTGGGATGGCTCCGGGCGCAGTCTGTACCTATCGCACTCGCATCCGGCGCTGCCCCAGCGCGCCGAACTGGGCTTTACCGATGCCCGCACCGAATCGGGTGAATGGCGGATCTACAGCGTGCAGCTGGGGCCGGCGGTGGTGCAGATCGCCCAGCCGCTCAGCGCCCGGCGTACGCTGGCCGCCCACATGGCGTTGCGCACCGTGGCGCCGCTGCTGCTGCTGTTGCCGCTGCTGGCGTGGCTGGTGTGGATGGCCGTGGGGCGTGGCCTGCGGCCGCTTCGCGAGATCGCCACCGAAGTGCGCTCGCGCGATGCCAAGACGTTGGCGCCGCTGGCCGTGCGCGACATGCCCGACGAAATCGCGCCGCTGTCCGATGCCTTGAACCAGCTGCTGGCCCGGCTGAGCCATGCCATCGACACCCAGCGCGCGTTTGTTGCCGACGCCGCGCACGCGTTGCGCACGCCGCTGACGGCGCTGCAGCTGCAGGCCCAACTAGTGGAGAGGGCGCCCAGTGCGGAGGCCCGGCAGGAGGCGATGGGGCAGCTGCGGCAGGGGCTGGAGCGGCTGACGCACCTGGTCGCCCAGTTGCTGACGCTGGCGCGGCAGGAGCCGGGCGCCGTGCCGCCGCCGCACGAGCCCGTCGACCTGCGGGCGCTGGCGGGCGGCGTGGTGGCCGAGATGTCGCAGGCGGCTATCGATCGGGATATCGACCTGGGGCTTGAAGAGCGCGGCGCCAACGGGCCGGTCACGATCCGGGGCGATGCCGATGCGCTGCGCATCCTGCTGACCAACCTGGTGGACAACGCGGTGCACTACATCCCCCGGGGTGGCCGCATCGACGTGGACGTGGCCCACACGGCCCATGGCATCGAACTGGTGGTGACCGACAACGGCCCCGGCATTCCTGCCGGCGAGCGCGCGCGCGTGTTCGACCGCTTCTATCGCGTGCCCGACGCGCCCACGGGCGGCAGCGGACTGGGACTGGCCATCGTCGACGAGGTGGCGCAGTCCCATGGCGCGCGCGTGGCGCTGGAAGACGCGGCGCCGGGGCTGCGCGTCCGCGTGATCTTCCCGGCCGTGGCCTAG
- a CDS encoding glucokinase: protein MTYPRLLADVGGTNVRFAVETAPMRIGEVTAYKVADHASLEAAMRLYMSTLPAGERPRHAAIGLANPVTGDHVKLTNHNWAFSIDAMRQALGLETLVAINDFTSLALALPYLAAGDLVQVRDGTAMPTAPRSLIGPGTGLGVSGLVPAPGGGAVALAGEGGHIEVMPATDDEWIAWRAAHDQLGRVSAERLLSGMGLSHIHAALSAEMGTLLAEPLTPAQVTDGALKQGDPLSRRAFDAFCGLLGSVAGDIALVLGARGGVYIGGGIVPRFVDAFRASPFNARFVDKGRMGQYLADIPVYVIAAEFPALPGLARALADRLQGDMRHTHS, encoded by the coding sequence ATGACCTATCCGCGCCTGCTTGCCGATGTCGGCGGCACCAATGTCCGCTTTGCCGTGGAAACCGCGCCGATGCGTATCGGCGAAGTCACGGCCTACAAGGTGGCCGACCACGCGTCGCTGGAAGCCGCGATGCGGCTGTACATGTCGACTCTGCCCGCTGGCGAGCGCCCCCGCCACGCGGCCATCGGCCTGGCCAATCCGGTCACCGGCGACCACGTCAAGCTGACCAACCACAACTGGGCGTTCTCGATCGATGCCATGCGGCAGGCGCTGGGCCTGGAGACGCTGGTTGCCATCAACGACTTCACATCGCTGGCGCTGGCCTTGCCATACCTGGCCGCCGGCGACCTGGTGCAGGTGCGCGACGGCACCGCCATGCCCACGGCGCCGCGCTCGCTGATCGGGCCCGGGACGGGGCTGGGCGTGTCGGGACTGGTTCCGGCACCGGGCGGCGGCGCCGTGGCGCTGGCCGGCGAGGGTGGCCATATCGAGGTGATGCCCGCCACGGACGACGAATGGATCGCGTGGCGCGCCGCGCATGACCAACTGGGCCGGGTGTCGGCCGAACGGTTGCTGTCGGGCATGGGCCTGTCGCATATCCATGCCGCGCTGTCCGCAGAAATGGGTACGCTTCTTGCCGAACCGCTGACCCCGGCGCAGGTCACCGATGGCGCGCTGAAGCAGGGCGATCCCTTGTCCCGCCGGGCCTTTGACGCCTTTTGCGGGCTGCTCGGATCGGTGGCTGGCGATATCGCGCTGGTGCTGGGCGCGCGCGGCGGCGTCTATATCGGCGGCGGCATCGTGCCGCGTTTCGTGGACGCGTTCCGCGCCTCGCCATTCAATGCGCGCTTTGTCGACAAGGGCCGCATGGGCCAGTACCTGGCCGATATCCCGGTGTACGTGATCGCGGCCGAATTCCCGGCGCTGCCCGGCCTGGCGCGCGCGCTGGCAGACCGCCTGCAGGGCGACATGCGCCACACCCATTCCTGA